One segment of Parcubacteria group bacterium DNA contains the following:
- a CDS encoding DUF559 domain-containing protein, translated as MDRLSKKDRSVLMSKVGTTGTDIEKKLLKIVNPFWKKKRYRKNVRNLPGKPDVVFLKNKLTIFADGDFWHGKDFEKWKNKIPKFWRRKIEDNIRRDKRQSMLLKKAGYKVLRLWGLDIKKHPEKITEKIRKMLN; from the coding sequence ATGGACAGATTATCAAAAAAAGATAGAAGTGTGTTGATGTCGAAGGTTGGAACGACTGGAACCGATATAGAGAAGAAATTATTGAAGATAGTGAATCCTTTTTGGAAAAAGAAAAGATATAGAAAAAATGTCAGAAATTTACCGGGCAAACCCGATGTTGTTTTTTTAAAGAACAAATTAACTATCTTTGCCGATGGCGATTTCTGGCATGGAAAAGATTTCGAAAAATGGAAAAATAAAATACCGAAGTTTTGGAGGAGAAAAATCGAAGACAACATCCGTAGAGACAAAAGACAATCAATGCTGTTAAAAAAGGCCGGATATAAAGTTTTGAGGTTATGGGGCTTGGATATAAAAAAGCATCCCGAAAAAATAACTGAAAAAATCAGAAAAATGTTGA